Within the Nitratireductor basaltis genome, the region TTGAGGCAGATTTGGCGCGGTTTTGAGGCAGAAGCTGCGGTCGTGGTCGCGCCTTGTCTTTGCGTTTTACAGCAGGCATAGCTGCTGCATGACCTTACGCCTTGCCACCTTCAATGTCGAAAATCTCATGAACCGGTTCGATTTCTCCGGTTACAGGAATGATATTCGGCAGGACCGCGCTCTCGCGCTCTACGACATCAAAAGCGAAGACGAGTACAAGGCGCTGGAAAGCGCTCGCATGGTTGCGCATACGGACGACGCGCGACAGCTGACCGCACTCGCCATCGCGGCGACGCGGGCGGACATCATCTGCCTGCAGGAGGTTGACAATCTCGCCGCGCTCAAGGCCTTCGAATACGGCTATCTCTTCAAGATGATAGGCGAGGGGTACCGCGAGAAATATTCCAGTCAGGGCAATGACGGGCGCGGCATTGATGTTGCCATCATGATGAGGCCGGAAACCGCTGACGGCCAACCGATAGAATTTGTCGGCATGAACAGCCATGCTCATCTGACCTTTCGGGATCTGGACCTTCACAACGAGGACCTGGCCGAACTCGGCATAGAGCCGGATGAGCGCATCTTCAGGCGCGATTGCCTGGAGGTCGATCTGCGCATTGGCGGCAGCGACTTCAGCATTTTCGGTGCGCATTTCAAGGCTATGAGCCCGCCGCGGAACGGTATGGACGGGCGCACGGCCAGCATGCCGATCCGTGTTGCCGAAGCACGCGCGATCCGCCACATCATCAACGAACGCTATGGAGCAGACGAGGCGCGCAAACGTGACTGGGTGATCTGCGGTGATCTCAATGATTACCGGGAGCGCGTGGTCATCACCGGCGACATGTTCGACGGCTATGCCTTCGAGCCGGTGCGGGAGAGCGCGCTCAACAGCATCGACGTGCTGACCGAAGATGGTTTCTGCGTGAATGTGGTCGAGCGGCGTCCAGTGCTAGACCGGTGGACGCTCTACCACACGCGCGGCCCGCAGGAACGCCATCTGTGCCAGCTAGACTACATGCTGCTGTCACCGGCTCTTGCGGAGCGGTCTACCGGTATTCCCGACATCGTGCGGGGCGGACAGCCGTGGCGCACGCCCTTTCCTGCCGGTCAGGAGGCGGAGCGCTATCCGCGGACCGGCTGGGACCGGCCAAAGGCATCCGATCACTGTCCGGTTGCAATGTCTCTCACTTTGGCTGCCAATCGCAGCTAGCCCATCTCTTTGCCGAAGGATGCGTGATGAAGAACCGTTCCTATGCCATTTACGACGTGTTCACGGACAAGCCTCTCAGCGGCAACCCGCTGGCAATCGTCTATGACAGCGAGGGCCTGTCGGATGATGACATGCAGCGTATTGCGGGCGAGTTCAATCTCTCGGAAACGGTCTTCGTCCTGCCTGCGGAGAATCCGATCCATTCCGCGCGTGTCCGCATTTTCACACCCTGGCACGAACTGCCCTTCGCGGGGCACCCGACTGTTGGTACCGCCATTTCGCTGGCAATGCGAAGCGATGCACTGAATGCGGCAGGCCAGTCTGCGATCATTGTTCTGGAGGAAAAGGTCGGACCTGTACGTTGCGCGGTCAATCTGAGCGATGGTGGTTGCTTCGCCGAGTTCGATCTGCCGCGACTGCCTCGAAAGTTCGATGCGGCACCTTCGGCAGAAGCTGTCGCGGCCGCATTGGCGCTGCCTCATAACGAGATCGGGTTCGAGAACCACAAGATCAGCGTCTGGTCCGCAGGCGTCCCATATGTACTCGTGCCCGTGGCCAATCTGGGCGCAGCCGCGCGCGTGAACATGAATGCGCAGCTTTGGCGCGAATTGGCTCCCTCGCAAGATGGGATTCTTGCCGAGGCATATGTCTATTGCCGCGAAACGGTGGGGCATGAGAACGCGTTTCATGCGCGGATGCTTGCCCCGCTCTCAGGCATAACGGAAGATCCCGCCACCGGTTCGGCCGCGGCGGCATTCGCAGGCGCTGTTCACGCTTTCGATGCACCGGTGGACGGTTCGCACCAATTCCGGATCGAGCAGGGGCTGGAGATGGGACGTCCTTCCCTAATTCGCCTGGAGATGGATGTGGCCGGCGGTGCCATCGACGCCGCGCGAATTGGCGGCAGTGCTGTGGAAATCGCGAGCGGTACACTGCGCTTTTGACGCGTTTACCCACCACGGCTGCATGCGCGTAAGAGTCGGTTGAGAAAAAATTGCGCCTTCGTGAAAAACACTGTCATCAAGGGGTTGCACGAATGCGTCATACGGGATAATGACCCACTCACTCCGCCGCGACCATCGGCGGGGGCTCTTTGGAGACAAACGGTCGGGTGATTAGCTCAGTTGGTAGAGCAGCTGACTCTTAATCAGCGGGTCGTAGGTTCGATCCCTACATCACCCACCACTCTCCGCCTTTCAGCAAAATCTCGGGTGCCGACGCGGCGTTTCAGCCCTTGCCGCGTATCAGGTCTTCCTGCGGAATGTGTTGCACCACGCCGCGCTCGCCACTTGTACCCTGTTCGATCTCTTCCACGCGATAGAGTTTTTCGTCACGAAAGGCGCTGGCCATCTTCGTCGAGGTGCCGTCGCCGGGTTTTGCAGCGATGTCGAGGAAGTCGAGTTCAGCTTCCGCGGCAACTATGCGCGCGTCGGCGGGGGAGTAGGCGCACACGGTAACGATCCCTTGGGAAGGCGCAAGGTCCCAGTTCGGGTCCGTTGCCGGTGCATCCGGTATGAGGCGATAGAGCGAAAGCTCGGGTTTGGGGGAAGACATCGGCCGCTCCTTTGATCTGCTTTTCAAATGTCCAAGAACCGGTCGCGGTTCCCGCACGGAAAAAACTGAAAAAAGTTTGGAACCTTCTCACGTGCAGGCGGTTAGCACGATGACGGCACGCGCTTCCCCGCCCCCAACCCCCACACACCTGCGTGCCGTGTGCCGGCTTATGCCGGCATTTTTTTTGGCTGCAGCTCAGTAGTCTTTTTCGAAGAAGATGCCCACGGACGAATCCCCGTCGGAGCCGACGGAACCTCGGGCCTTCAGGTCTTCGGTGATGTCGAGATTGATCGTGCCGCGTGTGCTGCCACCGGCACCTGCTTCCACACCAAGATAGATGTTTTCCTGAACATAGCGTCCGGCACGCACAGCCGCATTGCCCTCGCTGTCGGTCACGACATCCAGATCGTCCAGACCGGTCGCATTGCGCAGCGAGCCCAGCAGAGAGGAATTTCCGCCACCTGCAAGTTCAGCCGCCGCCGCGGCCAGCTGTGCCAGCTGCAGTGGTGAAAGCTCGCCCACACTTCGCTTGAAGATCAGGCGGGCGAGCACTTCGTCTTCCGGCAGGTCTGGCTGTGAGGAGAACGTAATCTCCAGGTCGGAAACGCGTCCTGTCACATTGATGAAAACGAGAATGTCGCTCCCGCGTGAGCGGGCGACGAAATCGAGGAACGGATCGAGATCTCCGACGAGCGTCACCGTACCTTCGTCAAAGGTTATGCGCTGGCCGAGAATGCCAAGCCGCCCGCGAATGAGGCGAAAGGCACCTACAGGGCGCACGGAGGTGACGGGACCGGTCAGGCGGACGGAGCCGCCAAGCTCCGCATCCAGTCCGCGTCCGCGCACAAAGATGCGGGCAGGGGCATTAACGGTTACATCGAGACGCATCACGCTCGGGCGCGAGGAAGGCATCGGCGTACCGTCCTCCGCACGTGCACGCTGTAGCGTCTGCCTCACTGCCGCAGGCGCATTTTCATGGCGCACACGAAGCTGTGCCGCGTCGCTGCCCATGCCGTCAGGAACGAGTATTTCGGCCCGTGCAATGTCGATGTTGCCGGAAAGCAACGGATCCCGGGTGAGCGGGCCCTCCAGACTCAAGGCGCCACCTACAGTGGCTGAGAGCATGTCGCCATCGGTATAACGGGCATCGGAAAGGCGAATGGCAATTGATGCGGGAAAACCCGCAGCGGCATTGGTGGAGATGGTGCCGTTGGCGCTGACGCTGCCACCGCTAGAGAGATTTGCGGTTACCTGTTGCAGGGTGACGGTTTCACCTGCCAGCGCCGCATCCAGCTGGATGCCGCTCAGACGCAGATTGGTCATGGGGTCGATGACCGTTGCATCACGTGTGGTAACGACGCCCGACAGCGACGGGTTCGTGACGCTGCCCGTTGCCGAGATCTGTGCCTGAACGCTCCCGCTGAACTGTGTTCCACGGCTGATGAGCTGTCTGTTCGCCAACTGCAGAGGCACGCTTGCCTGCGCATTCACCTGAAGCCCGGATCCGCTCAAGGGAATGCGCCCGCTCGCTTCCACAGAAAGTCCAAGCGGTCCCTGTGCATTCAGAGCAGAAAGATTGACCACTCCTTCGGAGAAATTGCCGTTGGCGCTGAGATCGAGAGGTGCGGCGCCAAGATTGGCAAGGGGACGCGCAGACAGGCCGGAAGCGGAGAGACTGAAAGTCACGTCCGGCGATGTGGCCGCACCCGCGACCCGCGCTGTCCCGGTGACGCTGCCGGCGAGATCCTGGCCGCTGATCTGACGGTTGAGAAGGGTCAACGGGAATGACTGCAGTTCCACGTCCAGCGCCAGTTGCCCGTCCGGCGACAGGGGCGCGGTGCCGGAGATATTTGCAGAGAGCCCCCCGGGGCTGCGCAAATTTGCAGCGATGTTCAGCCGATCCGAGACGCTGCGTCCGGTAGCGTCGATGTCGAGTGACGAAACACCGGCATCGACTAGGGCGTTCGCCTCGATGTCCCGGCCGATCAGTTCGAATTCGGCCTGCGGCGAATCCCGCGTGCCGGTGATCATGGCATTTCCGCTGACCGTGCCTGCAAGGCCGAGATCAGGCCGTACGGTGTTTGCGATGGAGAGCGGGATGGACTGGAGCGTAGCGTCCAGATCCAACCGATCCGAGACAGTTCCGCTGATGCTGATTTCACCACCTGCGACGTTCAGGAGCGTCGGTGAGATGGTGATATCATCGCCGATCATCTGCAGCTGTGTGGGCTCCACGAGATAGGCTGTGGTGTTGAGCCGTGTCAGTTCTGCCGTGTCCAGGCCGAGCGTGAAGCCCTGTTCCTGTTGTTCCAGCACACCGGCAAGCGCGATATCAGCACCATTTGCAAGGCGTGCATCTGCGCGAAAATCTGTTTGGTTCTCCTGCGTGCTGGCGGTTGCCTGAAGTGTTGCAATGTCGATCCCGGCAACCCGAAGATTGTCGGCAGTGATTTCACCTTCGGCCAGCGGCACGCCGAGCAGGTCATCAATCTGCGCTTCTATTCCTGCTGCGCCAATTCGCGTTTCGTCAATCTGCAGGTTCGTGACCTCTGCATCGATCCTCGCCCACTGGTCGTCCCCGCGCGGTGCAAGTTCTATACGCGCTTGTGCTGCCCCTTGTACGTCCCTCAGAAGCAGTGCGCCGACCGTTTCGAGTTCGGCGGCATCAAGGGCAAGCATGCCGGAGAACAAGCCGTTGGAATTCTGCGCGACTTCACCGGAAAGTTCCGCGCCGCCGGCTTGCAGTGAAAGTTCACGGATTGAGCGCTCATTTTCGGCAAACGAGATTTCGGCGCTGCCGCTGGTTCTCGTGCCATCCAGAAAGGCGTCGAGGGTGATCTGTCCAACCAACGCGACTTCGCCGAGCGTTCCGTCGAAGCGAAGTGTCGCGTCAGAGAGCCGTTTGTCGACAAGCTTCGCCTCGCTCGTCTTCGCGATCGCCTGGAGTGCCAGAGCATCGCCTGCGCCTTTTGCCGTGGCTTTCAGTTCCAGCCGACCCTGCGCGCGCGGCGTGATCCTCGCCAGATCGGTGACAGAAGCCTCGATATCGAAATCCGAGGCTTCAGACGCGATCGTCCCGTTTGCCTCTATCTCGACCTGCGCGTTTCTCAGTGCAAACTCATCTGCGGCAATACCTTCATCCGTGCGCGCTACCCGACCTGTGAGGGTGGTAGCGCCTGATAGAAGACCATCAACAGCGGTAACGCCGGTATTCAGATCCGTAGCTTCACCATCGAATGTCAGGTCAAAGCCACCGCTGAACGGCTTCAGAAGGCCGCGGGCGGTAAGGTCAACCCGTCCGGCAAGTTCGCGATTTGCGAAGCCGGAGAATGGCGCGAGGCTTGCCGCTTCTATCCGGGTCGTGCCGTCATATGAGCCGTCGGTGAAGTTTCCCTCGCTTGCGATGGACAGTCCGTTGCCGGAGATTGCTGCATTGGCAATTCGCAGGGCCTGGCCTGCGCTCCAGGAGCCTTGTGCGGTGAGATCGAGGCGTTCTCCCAGAGCCTGGGCAATATCAGCGCGTTCAGCGATGATATCCTCAATCGCCCCTTCGGCTTCGAACGTGATGCTGCGCTGTTCGGGCCGCTCGAGATTTCGGGCAGTGCCGCCGAGTTCAAGACGTGTGGTGCCGGCAGCGAAATCAGCTGTGGTCAGATCGCTCAACAGCAGGCGTGCCTGCCAGCGCTCCGCATTGGCCTCACCATAGGAGGCCAGGAGATCGACACGCCCCACCTTTGTCTGACCATCGCCGCCGGGAAGCAAAACCGGCTCGCCGGCCGGATCAGAAATGCGTGCCTCCAGCGAGAGGGCAGTCAGGAAGCCGTCCGAAGCTGTTTCTGCGGCAGCTGTCAGGTTCAGTGCACCGCTTTCCAGGCTGAGATCCTGTAGCAGCGTTCCGCCGCTGTCACGCACCACGCCAGATGCTGTCAGCTGCGTTCGATCACCGAAAAACGGCCGGTATTGTTCGGGAACGAGTCGTGCCAGGGTTCCACTCACATCTGTGGTAAAGCCGAGGCCTTCGCTGCGGCCACGAAGGCGCGCAGTGCCGGAGAGGGCCGGTTCGCCGGCAGTCGCAAGCGAAAGCTGCACGTCCAGCGCATCCAGAGGACCCGCACCGGCCACGACGAGTTCCACCGGCGGGCGGCCTTCAAGCGTGAGGAGATTGGCGACGACACCGTTCTCCGGCTCCTGTAGCTGGAAATCGATTTCGAAGCGTTCGGTGTCGGCGGCGTAGGCAAGATCAAGCGCCAGGCGTCCGCCTGGGCCATCGAGCCGGGTGACATCCAGTTCGGTGTCGAGGGAACCGCCTGCCAGCGCAAGGTTTCCGGTTACCGATATCTGCGACTCCAAGCCAAAAACGCTTCCTCCAAAGGAGACCAGCGGCACCTCCAGCATTCCCAGATTGATGGCGATCGGGAGTTCTGGAACCGAGAAACCACCCGCTTCCGGGGAGGGCAGTCCCTCGTCGGGTAGCGGTTTGCGCAGCACTTCTACGCGATCGGCGGCAAGGCGCTCGATCTCGAGGCGCTGGCGCAGCACGAGTGTCGAGCGGTCCCAGTCGATGCTGGCGTTCTCGATGCGGAGCCAGATCCCTTCACGGTCCGCGATGGTGATCTCCTCGATGGTCGCTTCGGAGGAAAGTGCGCCGGAGATGCCACGCAGTCGAATCTGACGGTTTGGCGTGGAAAGGCGGTCTTCGATGAAGGCCGTAAAGAAAGAGCGTTCTTCTTCCTCATTTGCCGGAGCAGCTTCCTGGGCGGCTGCGCCGAAAGCGAAGAGCAGGAAGGCGAGGGCGGTGAGGAAGCGTGTCAAAATGCCTGTCCTATTCCCACATAGAATGCAAAATCGGGATCATCCGTCTCCGGATCGAGAGGCACCGCGGCATCCAGCCGGATCGGGCCAAGTGCGGTGAGATAGCGCAAGCCTGCGCCCACACCCACCTTGAGATCCTCGGAGAAATCCGGGAATGCCTCGGCACCGACATAGCCCGCATCAGCGAAGGCGACAGCACCGATCGTGTCGGTGATCCTGACCCGCAATTCGGCGGAAGCTTCGGCAAGTGAGTGGCCCCCGCGCAGATTTTCACCGTCCCGCACGCCAATATTGCGATAGGCATATCCGCGGACCGACCCGCCACCGCCTGCAAAAAAGAGCTTGTCGGGTGGCGTTTTCAGCGCCGGCGGATCAAGAAGCGCGCCGATCTTTGCGCGGCCGGCAATGACGAACCGGTCCTCCTCGTCGAAGCTGTAATAGGCCCGCGCTTCGGCGATCATGCGCAAAGCGGCGTTGCCGTAGTTGAACTCGTAATACGGTTCGAGTGTTACCTCGGCAAAAATGCCTTCGGTCGCGTCTGCGGGATTGTCGCGCGTATCATAGGTGACTGCGCCCAGAAGGCCGGCAGTGACGAATTCACGCGTGCCGAAATCGTCTTCGAAGCGTGCCCAGCCGCCATTGGCGAAAAGTCTACCTGACAGATCTGGCGTGAAGCGATGTGTAACGCCGACTTCCCCCGACACGCCCGTGCGCGTATAGGCGTCAAGAACCTCCCGCTCGCCGTAAAGCGATGCGACGAAGTCGGTTTCAGGCAGGTAGATGCCCGGTCGGGTGAATGTTCCGCCGAGTCGGTAGGTGAAGTCTTCCGGATCGATGCTTTCGCCGATCCCGGAAACCTTGCCTTCCACGCGCAGACTTTCCGCGCGACCGAACAGATTGCGGTGCAGCCAATAGGCTTCCAATCCAAGCCCGTCGACGGTGGAATACGAGCCGCCGACGCCAAACCGTCGCGGCAGGCGTTCCTGCACGATCACATTGACCGGCAGTATCCCGTCTTCCCCGATTTCTTCGGCGGTCTCCACGCGGGCAGAACGGAACACGCCAAGCCGATTGATGCGTTCACGTGCCAACTCGATATCATCGGGATCGTATTCTTCACCGGGCTTCAGCCCCGTGTGGCGCGCCACGAATCGAGCGTTCATGCGCTCGGTACCACGAACGGAGACGCCGCCCAGTCGTGCATAGCGTCCAGGTTCGAGGACGATGGTCGCGTCGATCGTGTCCGCGTCATGGGCGGCAACGACGCGCCGCTCGGCGACACGCGCCTTTGCATAGCCCTGCTGTTGCCAGGCTTCGGCGGCAAGGCGTCCTGCCTTGATGATCGCGCCGGATCGCGCTGGAAGGCCGCGGGCAAAGCCGTCGGCGACCTCAACCTCGTCTCCGGGTCCCGCTGGTGGAGCTTCGTTTTCGACACGTGCCGTTGAGAACACAAATTCCGGACCCGGGTCGATGCGAACCATCACCTGGACGGGATTTGGAAATTCGCTGTCGGGCAGGATCTCGGAGGCCTGCTGGCCATTGATCGTGATAGAGATGGTGCCGCCATAGCGTGCATTGGCGTAGAGTTCGTTGAGAATACGCCGATAGTCACCACGCGCCTTCGCTATGAGTCCGCCTGCGCCGGATGCCGGTTCATCGCGATCCTTCCACAGAGTTGAAGCCTTCTTCAGCTCCCGCGAAAGCTCGTCGTTCTCACCGACAACCGTGAACTCGACTTCGAAATCCTGGGGCGTGCCAATCGTGTCGACGGTTTCCTGCTTGTCCTTGCCGAAGAGACGTAGTCCGAAGAGCTCGAAACCATAGGCGGGCAGTGGCGCAATAGCGATGCTTGCAGCAAGGACTGTCCGCGCAAAAGGGCGTGCGCGGCAAAGACCTGTGATCCGAGCATGCTGCAAGACATTCCTCCCCGGCGAATAGTCAAAAACCCGACCAATCGGGCCCATGAGGAAGGCTCGCCCCCTTCTTCATGCAACCTGTTCCGGCTTCAGGAATTGGCAAAACAGGTACTGCACTGATTTGCTAGCCCAGATCATGTGACCAATTCAACAATCGTTTGAGGCGTTTTCACGTCAGGCCGAGGAAGGGACATGACAAAACAGGAGCCACATACAATTCCCAACGAGCGCGGGCGCGATGCGCGCGCGCCGTCCCAGATCCCTCGTTCCGGCTGGAAGGATATTCTTTGGCGCGTATATGGGGAAATAGGTGATGACCGTGTGACGCTGGTAGCCGCGGGAGCCACCTTTTATCTGTTGCTTGCGCTGTTCCCTGCGCTTGCCGCTTTCGTGTCGATATATGGCTTCGTTGCCGATCCAAGCAGTGTGGCGGATCACATAGCCTTTCTGGGTGGGATGTTGCCGAGCGGAGGCCTGGATCTCATTCAGCAGCAACTCGACCGCTTGGCATCGCAGGACGCACAGGCGCTGTCCTTCGGCTTCGTCTTCGGCCTTCTGCTGGCGCTGTGGAGCGCAAATACGGGCATGAAGACGTTGTTCGAGGCGCTAAACATCGCCTATGACGAGGATGAGAAACGGGGCTTCATCATGCTGAACCTGATGAGCCTGATGTTCACGCTGGGTGGAATGCTGATCGGCATCTTCCTCATCGTCTCGGTGGGGGTAATTCCGGCCATTCTGGCCTTTGCAAATCTGGAAGGCGTGGCGGAGACGCTTATCCGGCTCCTGCGGTGGCCGCTGCTTTTCGTCGTCATTGCAGCCGGTATTTCCGTCATCTACCGGTATGGCCCCAGCCGCAGCCGCGCCGAATGGCGCTGGATCACCTGGGGTGGAGCAATCGCAACCATTGTCTGGGTTGCTGCATCAATCGGGTTCTCGTTCTACCTGCAGAACTTTGCAAATTATGATGCCACCTACGGTTCGCTCGGCGCGGTCATCGGTTTCATGATGTGGACCTGGCTGTCGGTGGTCATCCTGCTGATCGGTGCGGAGCTGAACTCCGAGATCGAGCATCAGACGATGCAGGACACCACTGTCGGGCCGGATGAGCCTATCGGGAAACGTGGGGCTGTCATGGCTGATACGGTAGGGGAATCCCGCGGCTGATGCCGCGGGAACGGTAAGTCAGTCGCCTGCGGGGCTTTCGCGATTGCCCTTCCCGAGATCTTCGCGGGCGCGGACATCCTTGTCGAGTTTCTCAAAGCTTTCGATAACGTCATCCGCCTCGCGCTTGGCGTCGGGCTGTGCGTGGCGCTGGTTGCGCACATTCGCCTGATCGTTGCCTTTCAGGTCATTGTCGCCCATTTTCCGATTTGCCAGATCAGTCTCGCGCAGCTCATCTGCCGGTTTGTCGAGGCCGCGTGCCTTGTTCTCCTGGTTCATGGTCTTTCTCCTGTGTTTAGACCCATGCTCAGGCAACGTCCCGCACGAGGCGGGGTTTCGCAGTCGGCCGATTTTTCTGCGTGTACGCTGGTTGTTTACGCATTGTGGTTGAGGAAGGGCGCCCATGCCCTAATATGCTGACGGGGCATTGCTTCCAGTCGCAACAGGGTGAATTCATGGCCGTAACTCCTAAAACGACTTCCAAGCCTACCGCACGCCGCAGTGCATCACGCAGGCCCGCAGCGCGCAGGAGTGGCGCGCCGGTGAACGCGTCCCATACCGGCGACCGCCCGGTTTACGTGGTGGATGGGTCGCGCACGCCGTTTCTGAGAGCCCGGGGTGAGCCGGGACCGTTCACACCTGTTGATCTTGCGGTGCAATGCGGTCGTCCGCTCCTGGCGCGCCAGCCCTTTGCGGCTGAAGCTTTCGACAGCGTCATCCTGGGCTGCGTGAATGTGATAGCGGATGAGATGAACCCAGCCCGCGTTGCCGCGCTCCGTCTCGGCATGGGCGCGGCCATGCCAGCCTTCACGGTGCAGATCAATTGCGGTTCGGGAATGCAATCCATCGACAGCGCATTTCGCACCATCGAGGCAGGCAAGGCCGATCTCATACTGGCTGGTGGAGCCGAAGCCCTTTCACATGCACCTCTCGTGCTTTCAAGAAAGGCTGCCGGGTGGTTCGGCCGTTTCGCGACGGCCAAGACCACCATGGACCGTGCAACGGCTGTCGGTGCGTTCAGGCCGGAGATGGCAAAGCCGGTTATCGGTCTTGAACGGGGACTGACGGATCCCATCACAGAACTGAATATGGGCCAGACGGCCGAGGTGATCGGCCATCTGTTCAATATCAGTCGCGAAGAGGCGGATGCCTATGCGCTGGAGAGCCATCAGCGTCTCGCGCATGCGCAGGCTGAAGGATATCTCGCGAATGAGGTCGAGCCGGCGGTGACGAAAGACGGGCGCTTGCTTGATCATGATGACGGGGTGCGCCCGGATAGTTCGATGGAAAAGCTGGCCAAACTCAAACCCGTCTTCGAGAAGCCCTATGGGAAAGTCACGCCTGGCAATTCCTCGCAGATAACCGACGGCGCGTCCTGGGTGATCCTCGCCTCGGAAGAGGCGGTCAGGAAATACAAGTTGAAGCCGCTTGCACGGATCGTTGACAGCGAGTGGTCGGG harbors:
- a CDS encoding BamA/TamA family outer membrane protein; protein product: MAIAPLPAYGFELFGLRLFGKDKQETVDTIGTPQDFEVEFTVVGENDELSRELKKASTLWKDRDEPASGAGGLIAKARGDYRRILNELYANARYGGTISITINGQQASEILPDSEFPNPVQVMVRIDPGPEFVFSTARVENEAPPAGPGDEVEVADGFARGLPARSGAIIKAGRLAAEAWQQQGYAKARVAERRVVAAHDADTIDATIVLEPGRYARLGGVSVRGTERMNARFVARHTGLKPGEEYDPDDIELARERINRLGVFRSARVETAEEIGEDGILPVNVIVQERLPRRFGVGGSYSTVDGLGLEAYWLHRNLFGRAESLRVEGKVSGIGESIDPEDFTYRLGGTFTRPGIYLPETDFVASLYGEREVLDAYTRTGVSGEVGVTHRFTPDLSGRLFANGGWARFEDDFGTREFVTAGLLGAVTYDTRDNPADATEGIFAEVTLEPYYEFNYGNAALRMIAEARAYYSFDEEDRFVIAGRAKIGALLDPPALKTPPDKLFFAGGGGSVRGYAYRNIGVRDGENLRGGHSLAEASAELRVRITDTIGAVAFADAGYVGAEAFPDFSEDLKVGVGAGLRYLTALGPIRLDAAVPLDPETDDPDFAFYVGIGQAF
- a CDS encoding PhzF family phenazine biosynthesis protein, giving the protein MKNRSYAIYDVFTDKPLSGNPLAIVYDSEGLSDDDMQRIAGEFNLSETVFVLPAENPIHSARVRIFTPWHELPFAGHPTVGTAISLAMRSDALNAAGQSAIIVLEEKVGPVRCAVNLSDGGCFAEFDLPRLPRKFDAAPSAEAVAAALALPHNEIGFENHKISVWSAGVPYVLVPVANLGAAARVNMNAQLWRELAPSQDGILAEAYVYCRETVGHENAFHARMLAPLSGITEDPATGSAAAAFAGAVHAFDAPVDGSHQFRIEQGLEMGRPSLIRLEMDVAGGAIDAARIGGSAVEIASGTLRF
- a CDS encoding YihY/virulence factor BrkB family protein; translated protein: MTKQEPHTIPNERGRDARAPSQIPRSGWKDILWRVYGEIGDDRVTLVAAGATFYLLLALFPALAAFVSIYGFVADPSSVADHIAFLGGMLPSGGLDLIQQQLDRLASQDAQALSFGFVFGLLLALWSANTGMKTLFEALNIAYDEDEKRGFIMLNLMSLMFTLGGMLIGIFLIVSVGVIPAILAFANLEGVAETLIRLLRWPLLFVVIAAGISVIYRYGPSRSRAEWRWITWGGAIATIVWVAASIGFSFYLQNFANYDATYGSLGAVIGFMMWTWLSVVILLIGAELNSEIEHQTMQDTTVGPDEPIGKRGAVMADTVGESRG
- a CDS encoding endonuclease/exonuclease/phosphatase family protein encodes the protein MTLRLATFNVENLMNRFDFSGYRNDIRQDRALALYDIKSEDEYKALESARMVAHTDDARQLTALAIAATRADIICLQEVDNLAALKAFEYGYLFKMIGEGYREKYSSQGNDGRGIDVAIMMRPETADGQPIEFVGMNSHAHLTFRDLDLHNEDLAELGIEPDERIFRRDCLEVDLRIGGSDFSIFGAHFKAMSPPRNGMDGRTASMPIRVAEARAIRHIINERYGADEARKRDWVICGDLNDYRERVVITGDMFDGYAFEPVRESALNSIDVLTEDGFCVNVVERRPVLDRWTLYHTRGPQERHLCQLDYMLLSPALAERSTGIPDIVRGGQPWRTPFPAGQEAERYPRTGWDRPKASDHCPVAMSLTLAANRS
- a CDS encoding translocation/assembly module TamB domain-containing protein, whose product is MTRFLTALAFLLFAFGAAAQEAAPANEEEERSFFTAFIEDRLSTPNRQIRLRGISGALSSEATIEEITIADREGIWLRIENASIDWDRSTLVLRQRLEIERLAADRVEVLRKPLPDEGLPSPEAGGFSVPELPIAINLGMLEVPLVSFGGSVFGLESQISVTGNLALAGGSLDTELDVTRLDGPGGRLALDLAYAADTERFEIDFQLQEPENGVVANLLTLEGRPPVELVVAGAGPLDALDVQLSLATAGEPALSGTARLRGRSEGLGFTTDVSGTLARLVPEQYRPFFGDRTQLTASGVVRDSGGTLLQDLSLESGALNLTAAAETASDGFLTALSLEARISDPAGEPVLLPGGDGQTKVGRVDLLASYGEANAERWQARLLLSDLTTADFAAGTTRLELGGTARNLERPEQRSITFEAEGAIEDIIAERADIAQALGERLDLTAQGSWSAGQALRIANAAISGNGLSIASEGNFTDGSYDGTTRIEAASLAPFSGFANRELAGRVDLTARGLLKPFSGGFDLTFDGEATDLNTGVTAVDGLLSGATTLTGRVARTDEGIAADEFALRNAQVEIEANGTIASEASDFDIEASVTDLARITPRAQGRLELKATAKGAGDALALQAIAKTSEAKLVDKRLSDATLRFDGTLGEVALVGQITLDAFLDGTRTSGSAEISFAENERSIRELSLQAGGAELSGEVAQNSNGLFSGMLALDAAELETVGALLLRDVQGAAQARIELAPRGDDQWARIDAEVTNLQIDETRIGAAGIEAQIDDLLGVPLAEGEITADNLRVAGIDIATLQATASTQENQTDFRADARLANGADIALAGVLEQQEQGFTLGLDTAELTRLNTTAYLVEPTQLQMIGDDITISPTLLNVAGGEISISGTVSDRLDLDATLQSIPLSIANTVRPDLGLAGTVSGNAMITGTRDSPQAEFELIGRDIEANALVDAGVSSLDIDATGRSVSDRLNIAANLRSPGGLSANISGTAPLSPDGQLALDVELQSFPLTLLNRQISGQDLAGSVTGTARVAGAATSPDVTFSLSASGLSARPLANLGAAPLDLSANGNFSEGVVNLSALNAQGPLGLSVEASGRIPLSGSGLQVNAQASVPLQLANRQLISRGTQFSGSVQAQISATGSVTNPSLSGVVTTRDATVIDPMTNLRLSGIQLDAALAGETVTLQQVTANLSSGGSVSANGTISTNAAAGFPASIAIRLSDARYTDGDMLSATVGGALSLEGPLTRDPLLSGNIDIARAEILVPDGMGSDAAQLRVRHENAPAAVRQTLQRARAEDGTPMPSSRPSVMRLDVTVNAPARIFVRGRGLDAELGGSVRLTGPVTSVRPVGAFRLIRGRLGILGQRITFDEGTVTLVGDLDPFLDFVARSRGSDILVFINVTGRVSDLEITFSSQPDLPEDEVLARLIFKRSVGELSPLQLAQLAAAAAELAGGGNSSLLGSLRNATGLDDLDVVTDSEGNAAVRAGRYVQENIYLGVEAGAGGSTRGTINLDITEDLKARGSVGSDGDSSVGIFFEKDY